In Glandiceps talaboti chromosome 6, keGlaTala1.1, whole genome shotgun sequence, one DNA window encodes the following:
- the LOC144436968 gene encoding juvenile hormone acid O-methyltransferase-like, giving the protein MNDVSWKHYSKNRQLQQNVGSKTLLLLEEHWKDGDTILDIGCGTGEFTYMVAARENVQSVVGIDVSAAAIQIARLNNSITGKTTYVVGDATVLCETYPEYQNTFTKVLSFGVLHWLQDKEKEKVFRNVHRTLKEKGIFVCYFAIAQVKNTLDVALDYCEQLSKWTKYLQNFKHNRNPFTGTLDDLNEMVSTIGYQIHTSYVEELTIAFDSEEKHKAYLKPILGHLDVIPTSLHEEFIDDVYQTFESLAPRDKDKRPYWYLPVVHMKLEKIHD; this is encoded by the exons ATGAACGACGTTAGTTGGAAACACTACTCAAAGAACAGGCAATTACAGCAGAATGTTGGATCGAAAACTCTGCTTCTTTTGGAAGAACACTGGAAGGACGGAGACACCATTTTAGACATTGGATGCGGAACAGGCGAGTTTACCTATATGGTAGCAGCCCGAGAGAATGTACAAAGTGTGGTTG GTATTGATGTGTCTGCTGCGGCTATCCAAATAGCACGGTTGAACAACTCCATCACAGGTAAAACTACATACGTCGTAGGTGATGCCACTGTACTCTGTGAAACTTACCCAGAGTATCAGAATACCTTTACTAAAGTGTTGTCATTTGGTGTACTTCATTGGTTACAGGATAAGGAGAAAGAGAAAGTTTTCAGAAACGTTCATCGTACTCTTAAAGAGAAAGGTatttttgtgtgttattttgcGATTGCACAAGTCAAAAATACTCTTGATGTTGCACTGGATTACTGTGAACAACTCTCAAAATGGACAAAATATTTACAG AATTTCAAGCATAATCGCAACCCATTCACTGGTACATTGGACGATCTGAATGAAATGGTATCTACAATAGGATACCAAATACATACAAGCTATGTTGAAGAGCTGACTATTGCCTTTGATTCTGAAGAGAAGCATAAAG CCTATCTTAAACCTATTCTTGGCCATCTTGATGTCATCCCTACTTCATTACACGAAGAGTTTATAGATGACGTGTATCAGACATTCGAATCCCTTGCACCACGTGATAAAGATAAGAGGCCATACTGGTACCTTCCTGTTGTTCACATGAAACTTGAGAAGATACACGATTGA